GCCGAGGAAGCCCAGCCCGGTGAGGCGACGGCCCCTGGGGCGGCGGCTTCCTGGGCGGCGTTCGCCCCGTCGCCTGCCGGGGCCTCGTCACGGCCTGTCTCGTCACGGCCTGCTGTCTCCGGACAGGCCGTGTCAGGCGAGAGGCCCGCAGACACGGATCCGGCTTCGAACAGCCTGAAGACTCACGTGGACCGTGTCCCCACGCTGTCCGGTTCGCTCTCCGGTGCCGGACTCGGTGACCAGGCGATCACCGTGCTGGACGACGTCGTGACGCCGTTGCGCGCGGGACTGGCCGCCGGGCCGGTCATCAAGATCAGCTCCTCCCGACCCGGCATCCTCGTCGATCTCGCCGAGCTGCCCGCCGTTCTGCCGGCGGAGTCCCAGGCTTCGGTGCTGTTGCCGGAATCCGTCGACATCTCGGTGCTGTTCCTCCCCACCACGCTGTCGGCGTCTTCGCCGGTCCCACCGCCCTCGGATGGTCCACGTCCGCCGGGGCCCGCCCTCGAGGACGACGCGCAGAACGGCCCACCGGAGCGGTCTGGGGACTGCGACGGGTCCGCGTCGACCGCCCCGGCCGAGGGAGGCCCGGCAGGCCTCGACTCTTCGGTGATAGGAGGCTCCGAACAGGCGGTGACGAGCGTGCCGCCGGCTTCCGTTCCGTCGTCGGTCGATGCGCCCGCCGCATCCGAGAAGGAGTCCCCGGCGTCGCCGGGTTCGGAGCAGTTCGCGGGGAACCCGGCGATGCCGTCCTCGGCATCGGTCGGAATGGACCACGGGCCGCAACGCGGCCTCCATGGCGTGTTGACCTGCCAGGCGAATCTGCCCGAGCCCACGCTGTCCGCTGTTCCCGAGGACGACTTCGGCGGCCCGACCGGCGATCTCAGTCGCCGCCCGGCCCCTACTCCCGACTGACGTCCGCCGACGCGGGCCAGGTCCCGCGCGTGGCCGTCGGCGTGGTGGCAGCCGTCACCCCCGCGGCTCACGGACCTCGCCGAACTCGTCGATCCACGCGTATCCCTCCTTCCGGTCAGCACCCTTCCCGGCAGCCAGGAGTCCTCTCCGCCGACCCTGCCGAAGACGAACCGACAGCGGATCGGCCGAGACAAGGCCATCCGTCGGCATCCGGTTCATGAACATCGTCGGCCGGTCCGCCGGCCGACGGCGACATCGTTCACACCGCCCGAGCACGCAGTGTTCGGGTATCCGAGACAGCCGGCGTGATGCCGGCCCTCCCCGGCGCGTCGAGGGGCCGTGCCGGTGAGCAGATCGCGGGGCGGGCCTCGGCCCGCCCCGCGATCCCCGGGGGAAGAGCGGGCCTGCCCGCGCTGCGCCGCGGTCGGCCGTGGCGCTCGAGCGCCGTCTCCAATCAGTCGGAACTGTCGCCTCAGGTCACCGGCAGAACGGGCCCCTCGTGTTCCGGCCCGTCTTGGTCGGCCAGTTCGGCCGCCACCAGCCCGAGTCGTCGGATCGCCTCGCGCAGCTGCTCCGGTGGCAGGGCGTACGGCAGCCGGAGGCGATGTCTCAGTCCCCCGTGCGCGGCGAATCGATCCCCCGGCACGATGCGGACGCCCCGATCGCGCGCCGAGGCGGACAATCGCACGCTGATCGGCGCGCCCAGATCGCACCAGAGTGACAGCCCGCCTGCGGGGCGCCGCACCGACCAGCCCGGGCAGTGCTCCCGGACGAGGTCCATCGCGAGGTCACGGCCGTGTGCGAAGCTCGCCAGCCGCCGGGTCACGACAGTGGACTCGTCGGTGAAGGCCTCGGCGTAGAGCTCGGCGAGCACGAGTTGTTCCATGATCGGCGATCCCAGGTCCATGCCGAGCCTCGCCGCGCCCAACCGGTGCACGAGTTCGGGAGTCGTCCGGACCCAGCCCAGTCGGAGCCCTCCCCAGAACAGTTTGCTCGTCGATCCGATGGTGATGACCTGGTCTGGTGCCAGGGCGGCCATCGGTGGCGGAGCGACCTTCGCTCTCGGGACGACGGCGGGATCATGATCGAGGTCGAGTTCCACGAGGGTCTCGTCGACGACGGCCATGGTCCGGGTACGTCGAAGCAGCGCTGCCAGTCGGTGTCGCTCCGGCGCCGTCATCCGGAGGCCGGTGGGGTTGTGGAAGTCGACCATCAGGTAGGCGAGGCGAGGCGCCGCCTGGCGGACGGCGGCCTCCATCTCGGTCAGGCACCAGCCGTCCTCACGGAGCGCGGTGGCCACGATCCGTCCGTTCACCGCGTGGACGGCCTCGTAGGCATTGGGGTAACCGGGCTGTTCCATCAACACGCGATCGCCGGGACCGACGAGCATCCGCAACACCAGGGCGAAGGCATGCTGAGCGCCGTTGGTGATCATGATCTGCTCCGGCCCGGTGGGGAGGCCACGCCGAGTGAAGCGGTCGGCGATCAGCTCACGCAGCTCAAGCAGCCCTTGCAGTTGATGTCCGCCGCCCGCCAGGAGAGGGGAGAGTCTGCGGGCCGCACGGTCCACGGCGGCGGGGAACTCCGGTATCGCCGCCGGACTCGCCAGGGCGAGATCCAGCGGGGCGGGCTCGGACATCGCGGACCAGCCGCCCGGCTCCCGCGTCGCGGCCTGGACCGTCACCCAGGTTCCCGCTCCTTGCCTGCTGGCCAGTAGTCCTTCGTCGCGGAGACGGTCGACGGCGGAGGTCACCATGGTCCGACTGACCGCCAGGCTCGCGCTCAGCTCCCGTTCCGAGGGGAGTCTGGTGCCCGCCACGAGGGCGCCCTCCAAGACGAGCTGACGCAGTGAGGCGGCGAGCCGCGCCGTGCCCTGTCGGCCGCTGCCGTCCCGCCATGGTCCGAGCAGGGCGGCGAGGCGGGTCCCGGAGATGCGGCTACCCGGCGGCAATACAGTCGACATGAGGCCAATTCTTCCCGATTGGCCCGAGATACAGCAGGCCATAGCCGCGCAGGATGGCGACATGGCAGCGAACGGCTCCCGTATTGATCTCTCCACACTTCCCCTGGGCGATCGGCCTGCGTCCAGAGCGGCCCGGCTGATACCCGGTCTCGTCCTCTACGGGGCGAGCATGGCCGTCATGGTGCGCAGCGGCCTCGGCCTGCCGCCCTGGGACGTGCTGCACGAGGGTCTCTCGGGCAGACTCGGCTTGAGTTTCGGCCAGGTCACCGCACTGACCGGCGGCCTCGTACTGTTGGCCTGGATACCGCTGCGGCAGCGTCCCGGCATCGGGACCGTCGCGAACATCCTCGTCATCGCCCTGGTGGTGGACGCCGCCCTGGCCGTCCTGCCCACGCCGCGGACCGTGGTCGTGCAGTCGATCTTCCTGGTCACCGGGGTGGTGCTGAACGGCCTGGCCACCGCGACCTATGTCGGCGCCCGACTGGGCCCGGGTCCCCGCGACGGTCTGATGACGGGGCTGGCCGAACGGACAGGCCGTTCGGTGCAGTTGGTGCGCACGGCCATCGAGGTCCTCGTGCTCACCGTCGGTTGGCTCCTCGGCGGCACGCTCGGCCTCGGCACGGTCTGTTATGCCGTGGCCATCGGGCCCGTCACCCAGTTCTTCCTGCCTCTCGTGGCCGTCCGCTCCCGTCCGACCGTCCGACGGCCGCGCGACGGGGCGGCGACGGCGACGCCGCGGCCCGAGGACGCCGTCGTAAAGCCGTCCCCCGCACCGTCCCCCGCACCGGCGCCCGTCGACCCCGGGTCGACGACCCCGCCCGCCCCGGACCATCGCTGTACGACGTCCTCGGACTGACGGCCGCTGGGACGCACGGACGCCGTGAGAGTCCGCGTCGAGCCGGCCGGATTCGCGGCGCCCGCCGCCGTAGGGTGAGCCGATGCCGACTGTCGAGGTGGCCGAACGGCCGGGCACCGTGCGCTCCGAAGACCGTGTGATCGTGCTGCCGCAGGCGGTCGTCCTGCTGGACGGGGCGACCACGCTGACACCCAGAGAACGGGACGGCGGCTGGTACGCCGAGCGGCTCGCGAACGAACTCGCGAGCAGACTGCCCGCTCACGGCGTCGATCTGCGTGCTGTGCTGGCCGAGGCGATCTCGACGCTGGTGGCGACGTACGACCTCGTCCCCGGTGATTCGCCGTCGAGCACGGTCGCGCTGCTGCGTTGGGACGAGGACCTCGTGGAAGCCCTGGTGCTCGCCGACAGTCCGGTGGTGGCCTTCACCGACTCGGGTGTCCGCCCGGTGACCGACGGCAGGCTGGCGGGCCTGCGCCGTTCTCGTGGACCGTCCGTTCCCGATTCCCCGGGAGCGGCGGGACGACCCGACTCGAGCACGGCCGAGCACACGACGCCCGCCGGCGGCTTCCGGGAGCGCCTGCGCACGGGCGGCGGTTTCGGCACCGGGCATCGGGAGGCGCTGGGCGCCGCGATGGGTCGGACGGCGCGCCTGCGCAATGTGCCCGGCGGATTCTGGGTGGCCGAGGCGCTGCCCGCGGCGGCCTGGGAGGCGGTGGTGGCGAGCTGGCCGAGGTCGACGGTGCGGGAGGTGTTCCTGGCCAGCGACGGAGTCTCCTGCGGGGTGGACGACTACGGTCTCTTCCCCGACTGGACCGCGTTGGCCGATCGGGCCGGGTCGGCGGGCGTCCAGACGGTGCTGGACGACGTGCGGGCCGCCGAGGAGTCCGACCCGGACGGACGGCGGTGGCCCCGGGCCAAACGCCACGATGATCAGAGTCTCGTGCGAGTGGTCCTGCGCTGATCTTCCGAGGTCGGCGGCTCGCCCGCACCGGGCGCTCCGGCGGCGACGCAGCGGGGATGCCGTGCTCGGGAACGGATGCCGGCCGCCCGATCGACGACGTCGCCAGCTCCGAGTCTGCCCGTCACCGACGCACGCGCTCACGGCGGTCCGGTTCCCGAGGGTCGCGTGGCGGGCACCCCACGCCGTCACCGTCTCGCACCGT
This genomic stretch from Actinoalloteichus hoggarensis harbors:
- a CDS encoding PLP-dependent aminotransferase family protein codes for the protein MSTVLPPGSRISGTRLAALLGPWRDGSGRQGTARLAASLRQLVLEGALVAGTRLPSERELSASLAVSRTMVTSAVDRLRDEGLLASRQGAGTWVTVQAATREPGGWSAMSEPAPLDLALASPAAIPEFPAAVDRAARRLSPLLAGGGHQLQGLLELRELIADRFTRRGLPTGPEQIMITNGAQHAFALVLRMLVGPGDRVLMEQPGYPNAYEAVHAVNGRIVATALREDGWCLTEMEAAVRQAAPRLAYLMVDFHNPTGLRMTAPERHRLAALLRRTRTMAVVDETLVELDLDHDPAVVPRAKVAPPPMAALAPDQVITIGSTSKLFWGGLRLGWVRTTPELVHRLGAARLGMDLGSPIMEQLVLAELYAEAFTDESTVVTRRLASFAHGRDLAMDLVREHCPGWSVRRPAGGLSLWCDLGAPISVRLSASARDRGVRIVPGDRFAAHGGLRHRLRLPYALPPEQLREAIRRLGLVAAELADQDGPEHEGPVLPVT
- a CDS encoding YczE/YyaS/YitT family protein; the protein is MAANGSRIDLSTLPLGDRPASRAARLIPGLVLYGASMAVMVRSGLGLPPWDVLHEGLSGRLGLSFGQVTALTGGLVLLAWIPLRQRPGIGTVANILVIALVVDAALAVLPTPRTVVVQSIFLVTGVVLNGLATATYVGARLGPGPRDGLMTGLAERTGRSVQLVRTAIEVLVLTVGWLLGGTLGLGTVCYAVAIGPVTQFFLPLVAVRSRPTVRRPRDGAATATPRPEDAVVKPSPAPSPAPAPVDPGSTTPPAPDHRCTTSSD